In Solanum pennellii chromosome 3, SPENNV200, a single window of DNA contains:
- the LOC107013734 gene encoding protein PIN-LIKES 7-like isoform X1, whose product MEFWTLFEVASMPILQMLLISVLGALMATNYFNILHSDTRKSLNKIVFVVFTPSITFASLTRTVTLDDIISWWFMPINIGITFLIGGILGWLVVKILKPELHLEGLIIATCSTGNLGNLPLIVIPAICKEDGSPFGDQKICDSLGLSYVSFSMAVGGFYIWTYTYHLIRSSSVKFKAIKAENALKKPNMDLLDANEKSHLLQHDDTENQMIKVCEVSSWSKIARTLNKIVEELLAPPTIAAILGLIFGSITWLKNLIIGNNAPLRVIQDTVKLLGDGTIPCITLILGGNLTQGLRKAKVKPMIIIAVVCVRYIFSPLVGILLLKSASKFGFLASDPLYKFVLMIQYTLPPAMNIGTMTQIFDVAQEECSVLFLWTYLAAVFALTIWSTIFMWLLF is encoded by the exons atggagTTTTGGACATTATTTGAGGTGGCATCTATGCCAATATTACAAATGCTTCTTATAAGTGTTTTAGGTGCTTTAATGGCaactaattatttcaatattCTTCACTCTGATACTCGAAAGTCCCTTAATAaa aTTGTGTTTGTGGTATTTACACCCTCCATAACATTTGCAAGTTTGACTAGAACAGTCACCTTGGACGACATCATCTCATG GTGGTTTATGCCCATTAATATAGGGATAACTTTTTTAATTGGAGGAATTCTTGGATGGCTAGTTGTAAAAATACTTAAGCCAGAGCTACATTTAGAGGGACTTATTATTGCTACATGCTCAACAG GTAATTTGGGAAACCTTCCATTGATAGTAATTCCAGCAATTTGCAAAGAGGATGGCAGCCCATTTGGAGATCAAAAAATTTGTGATTCTCTTGGTCTTTCTTATGTCTCTTTCTCTATGGCA GTAGGTGGTTTCTACATATGGACATACACATACCACTTAATAAGAAGTTCCTCTGTGAAATTTAAAGCAATAAAAGCAGAAAATGCATTGAAGAAACCAAATATGGATTTGTTAGATGCAAATGAGAAATCTCACCTTCTTCAACATGATGATACTGAAAATCAAATG aTAAAAGTATGTGAAGTATCATCATGGAGCAAAATAGCAAGGACTTTGAACAAAATTGTGGAGGAATTATTAGCACCTCCAACAATTGCAGca ATTTTAGGACTTATATTTGGTTCAATAACATGGTTGAAAAACCTTATTATTGGTAACAATGCTCCCCTTAGAGTTATTCAAGACACTGTCAAATTACTTGG GGATGGGACAATTCCATGTATCACTCTTATATTAGGGGGTAACCTCACCCAAG GATTGAGGAAGGCAAAAGTGAAACCAATGATCATTATAGCAGTGGTGTGTGTGAGATATATTTTTAGTCCTCTCGTAGGAATTCTTCTTCTTAAATCTGCATCCAAATTTGGATTCCTTGCATCAGATCCCCTTTACAAATTTGTGCTCATGATTCAATATACATTGCCACCTGCCATGAATATCG GAACGATGACACAAATATTTGATGTGGCACAAGAAGAGTGTTCAGTCCTTTTTTTGTGGACTTATTTGGCTGCAGTATTTGCACTTACAATTTGGTCCACTATATTCATGTGGCTTTTGTTCTAA
- the LOC107013734 gene encoding protein PIN-LIKES 5-like isoform X2 — MPINIGITFLIGGILGWLVVKILKPELHLEGLIIATCSTGNLGNLPLIVIPAICKEDGSPFGDQKICDSLGLSYVSFSMAVGGFYIWTYTYHLIRSSSVKFKAIKAENALKKPNMDLLDANEKSHLLQHDDTENQMIKVCEVSSWSKIARTLNKIVEELLAPPTIAAILGLIFGSITWLKNLIIGNNAPLRVIQDTVKLLGDGTIPCITLILGGNLTQGLRKAKVKPMIIIAVVCVRYIFSPLVGILLLKSASKFGFLASDPLYKFVLMIQYTLPPAMNIGTMTQIFDVAQEECSVLFLWTYLAAVFALTIWSTIFMWLLF, encoded by the exons ATGCCCATTAATATAGGGATAACTTTTTTAATTGGAGGAATTCTTGGATGGCTAGTTGTAAAAATACTTAAGCCAGAGCTACATTTAGAGGGACTTATTATTGCTACATGCTCAACAG GTAATTTGGGAAACCTTCCATTGATAGTAATTCCAGCAATTTGCAAAGAGGATGGCAGCCCATTTGGAGATCAAAAAATTTGTGATTCTCTTGGTCTTTCTTATGTCTCTTTCTCTATGGCA GTAGGTGGTTTCTACATATGGACATACACATACCACTTAATAAGAAGTTCCTCTGTGAAATTTAAAGCAATAAAAGCAGAAAATGCATTGAAGAAACCAAATATGGATTTGTTAGATGCAAATGAGAAATCTCACCTTCTTCAACATGATGATACTGAAAATCAAATG aTAAAAGTATGTGAAGTATCATCATGGAGCAAAATAGCAAGGACTTTGAACAAAATTGTGGAGGAATTATTAGCACCTCCAACAATTGCAGca ATTTTAGGACTTATATTTGGTTCAATAACATGGTTGAAAAACCTTATTATTGGTAACAATGCTCCCCTTAGAGTTATTCAAGACACTGTCAAATTACTTGG GGATGGGACAATTCCATGTATCACTCTTATATTAGGGGGTAACCTCACCCAAG GATTGAGGAAGGCAAAAGTGAAACCAATGATCATTATAGCAGTGGTGTGTGTGAGATATATTTTTAGTCCTCTCGTAGGAATTCTTCTTCTTAAATCTGCATCCAAATTTGGATTCCTTGCATCAGATCCCCTTTACAAATTTGTGCTCATGATTCAATATACATTGCCACCTGCCATGAATATCG GAACGATGACACAAATATTTGATGTGGCACAAGAAGAGTGTTCAGTCCTTTTTTTGTGGACTTATTTGGCTGCAGTATTTGCACTTACAATTTGGTCCACTATATTCATGTGGCTTTTGTTCTAA
- the LOC107014872 gene encoding amino acid transporter AVT3B gives MGFEKDKASSSSHVLQIPREDTPLLSKNHQHLSSPSKTFANVFIAIVGAGVLGLPYTFKRTGWVMGALMLFTVAFLTYHCMMLLVYSRRKIESHLKISQISSFGDLGFAVCGPIGRSAVDVMIVLSQAGFCISYLIFIANTLAYCFNYSKTNPNPKVFGFPPKAVYIWSCFPFQLGLNSIPTLTLLAPLSIFADVVELGAMGVVMVKDVMIYAKSSHVLETFGGFSVFFYGLGVAVYAFEGVGMVLPLEAETKDKAKFGKILGFSMALISLLYGAFGVLGYFAFGEETKDIITTNLGQGLLSSLVQIGLCINLFFTFPLMMNPVYEVVERRFCEGSYCVWIRWIMVLVVTFVALFVPNFADFLSLVGSSVCIILGFVLPALFHLIVFKDELRWHGLACDGAIIVVAAVFSVYGTYSSLLEILFGAKE, from the coding sequence ATGGGGTTTGAAAAAGATAAAGCAAGTTCATCCTCTCATGTTTTACAAATCCCAAGAGAAGATACACCATTGTTATCCAAGAATCATCAGCATCTTTCTTCACCTTCAAAGACTTTTGCTAATGTATTCATAGCCATAGTCGGAGCAGGGGTTCTTGGACTTCCATATACATTCAAGAGAACAGGATGGGTAATGGGTGCTCTTATGTTATTTACAGTTGCATTTTTAACTTACCATTGTATGATGCTTCTTGTATATTCTAGAAGAAAGATTGAATCCCATCTCAAGATTTCACAAATTTCATCTTTTGGTGATTTGGGGTTTGCTGTTTGTGGACCTATTGGTAGGTCTGCTGTTGATGTTATGATTGTTCTGTCACAAGCTGGTTTTTGTATTAGTTACCTGATTTTCATAGCAAATACTTTAGCATATTGTTTTAACTACTCCAAAACTAATCCAAATCCTAAAGTCTTTGGCTTTCCACCTAAAGCTGTGTATATTTGGAGCTGTTTCCCTTTTCAGTTGGGGTTGAATTCAATTCCTACTCTTACCCTTTTAGCCCCTTTGAGTATTTTTGCTGATGTTGTTGAATTAGGAGCTATGGGGGTTGTGATGGTTAAAGATGTGATGATTTATGCAAAGAGTAGTCATGTTCTTGAAACTTTTGGTGGATTTAGTGTGTTTTTCTATGGTCTTGGTGTTGCTGTTTATGCTTTTGAAGGTGTTGGAATGGTATTGCCTTTGGAAGCTGAGACAAAAGATAAGGCAAAATTTGGTAAAATCTTGGGTTTTTCAATGGCTTTGATATCTCTACTGTATGGTGCTTTTGGTGTATTGGGATATTTTGCTTTTGGTGAAGAAACAAAGGATATAATAACGACGAATCTTGGACAAGGATTACTTAGCAGCCTAGTTCAAATTGGTCTTTGCATTAACTTGTTCTTTACTTTCCCTCTGATGATGAATCCAGTTTACGAAGTAGTGGAAAGGAGGTTTTGTGAAGGGAGTTACTGTGTTTGGATAAGATGGATTATGGTTTTGGTAGTGACGTTTGTGGCGTTGTTTGTGCCAAATTTTGCTGATTTCTTGTCATTGGTTGGGAGTAGTGTGTGCATAATTCTTGGCTTTGTGTTGCCTGCCTTGTTTCATCTGATTGTGTTCAAAGATGAGCTAAGATGGCATGGTTTGGCTTGTGATGGTGCAATTATTGTAGTGGCTGCTGTTTTTTCAGTCTATGGAACCTACTCTTCATTGCTGGAGATACTTTTTGGAGCCAAGGAATAA
- the LOC107013963 gene encoding uncharacterized protein LOC107013963, with the protein MVRLSDLIDVDAGGTMRMSKRHGGIEAPRNRLEKPAESFCDGGDDILCTYHMTNDWPEKKNCYVKEVPMKKLISEELAKRPNTGQNIPSVVARLMGLDTLSVDEESLREVSSRQTVFDSFDRRSRNSLKFNELKPREHPQEEELQKFKKEFEAYQAAKFKEGSKFVELSTNTVLYANSTRKMVTERSIDLKGLAATENIHERGISKVQKDKNEFLAAARNKTIRALNVKSGSAPAKIVILRPVSDRSGKNEESWANSPRISEDGSSMEEFLQEVKERLKFELQEKSFRKTIEKPSDAKIIAQCIAKQARESVTRDVGTTHHRSKSMQSDRSEIQRDEASSPEFTKRDTRRILTERLRNVLSDESSHDIDKHDRVSSTSVAQNREKSKAEEMRYASNEVCHGDDMKDESDRQCRYSRQELSNDVMLDQKLFHRNLVRSLSAPVSRSSFGKLLLEDQDMLTGAHIRRKHEAIEEVTVNVKKWRKEKFNLKAKVSSFKHSFVLKGKLFGRKIQSLEESHGNKQMHMKDLQNTQTVASKFYVRQENSTEVPPSPASVCSTSNEEFWRQTDYFSPSSSSISDVNPLDDTEIPHVFKEISSNLNELRRQLNQLETYDSEETMIVEQPIQEEIVMEIDDPAEAFVRDLLVASGLYDGSCDKYLSKWDPLGKSISNHVFEEVEESYKRQKINDYDEGSSNDHQSKKLNHKLLCDFLNEVLPSVLGSSSMRRTISPTPRAPRGNKLLECVWEIARISSDMSSQSLETILARDLQCTRWDGLVDEDVNALGKDVEYQIVGDLIHEMINDMQP; encoded by the exons ATGGTAAGATTGTCGGATCTTATTGACGTTGATGCAGGAGGGACGATGAGGATGTCTAAGAGACATGGGG GCATAGAAGCTCCTCGAAATAGATTAGAGAAGCCAGCAGAGAGCTTCTGTGATGGAGGGGACGATATCCTG TGTACTTATCACATGACAAATGACTGGCCAGAGAAGAAGAACTGTTATGTGAAAGAGGTTCCAATGAAGAAACTGATCAGCGAAGAATTAGCTAAAAGACCAAACACAGGGCAGAATATTCCTAGCGTTGTGGCCCGTCTGATGGGACTGGATACATTATCCGTAGATGAGGAGAGTTTGAGAGAGGTTTCCTCGAGACAAACAGTTTTCGATTCCTTTGACAGACGGAGTAGGAATAGCCTGAAGTTTAACGAACTTAAACCCCGAGAACATCCACAGGAAGAGGAACTACAAAAGTTTAAGAAAGAGTTTGAAGCATACCAAGCAGCAAAGTTCAAGGAAGGCTCAAAGTTTGTTGAACTTAGCACCAACACGGTTCTTTATGCGAACTCAACGAGAAAGATGGTTACTGAGAGATCTATAGATCTTAAAGGACTTGCTGCAACAGAAAATATACACGAAAGAGGTATTTCGAAGGTTCAgaaagataaaaatgaatttcttGCAGCTGCACGAAATAAGACTATTCGTGCATTGAACGTTAAGTCAGGTTCTGCTCCTGCAAAGATTGTAATTTTGAGGCCTGTTTCCGACAGGTCGGGGAAAAATGAAGAATCATGGGCTAATTCTCCTAGAATATCCGAAGACGGGAGTAGCATGGAAGAATTTCTTCAAGAGGTTAAGGAAAGACTAAAATTTGAATTGCAAGAGAAGAGTTTCCGAAAAACCATTGAGAAGCCATCAGATGCAAAGATAATAGCTCAATGTATTGCAAAACAGGCTCGAGAGAGTGTTACTAGGGATGTTGGAACAACTCACCACCGATCAAAATCAATGCAGTCTGATAGAAGTGAAATCCAACGCGACGAGGCTAGCTCACCTGAATTCACTAAAAGAGACACGAGAAGAATTTTGACAGAAAGGTTGAGGAATGTCCTGAGTGACGAATCATCTCATGATATCGACAAACATGATCGAGTAAGCTCTACATCAGTAGCACAGAATAGGGAAAAGAGCAAAGCTGAAGAAATGAGATATGCTTCGAATGAAGTGTGCCACGGGGACGATATGAAAGATGAATCAGACAGGCAGTGCAGATACTCCAGGCAGGAGCTCAGTAATGATGTTATGCTAGACCAGAAACTATTTCATAGAAACCTGGTTAGATCTTTGTCAGCTCCCGTATCACGATCATCATTTGGAAAACTTCTCCTGGAGGATCAAGATATGTTAACGGGGGCTCATATTAGGAGAAAACATGAAGCTATCGAGGAGGTCACAGTCAACGTTAAGAAATGGCGAAAAGAGAAATTCAATCTTAAGGCAAAAGTTTCCAGCTTTAAGCATAGTTTTGTACTTAAAGGAAAGCTCTTTGGTAGAAAAATTCAATCTTTGGAGGAATCACATGGAAACAAACAAATGCACATGAAAGATCTTCAGAACACACAAACTGTTGCATCCAAATTTTATGTGAGACAA GAGAATTCTACTGAGGTGCCACCAAGCCCTGCATCTGTATGTAGCACAAGCAATGAAGAATTTTGGAGGCAAACAGATTACTTCagtccatcatcatcatcaatttcagaTGTAAATCCACTGGATGATACTGAGATACCTCATGTTTTCAAAGAGATCAGCTCTAATCTGAACG AGTTAAGGAGGCAACTGAATCAGCTAGAAACTTATGACTCTGAGGAGACAATGATCGTCGAGCAGCCTATTCAAGAGGAGATCGTTATGGAGATTGACGATCCAGCTGAAGCATTCGTTAGAGATCTTCTTGTTGCTTCTGGTTTATACGATGGTTCATGTGATAAATATCTATCAAAATGGGATCCTCTTGGAAAGTCCATCAGCAACCACGTCTTTGAAGAAGTCGAAGAGTCTTACAAGAGGCAAAAGATAAACGATTACGATGAAGGATCAAGCAATGATCATCAATCCAAGAAGTTGAATCACAAGTTATTGTGTGACTTCTTGAATGAAGTGCTTCCAAGTGTACTCGGAAGCAGTTCTATGAGAAGGACTATTAGTCCTACTCCACGAGCTCCGCGGGGAAATAAGTTATTAGAATGTGTATGGGAAATTGCTCGAATTTCATCAGATATGTCATCTCAATCCCTCGAAACCATACTAGCCCGAGACTTGCAATGCACGCGTTGGGACGGATTAGTTGATGAAGATGTTAATGCTCTaggaaaagatgttgaatacCAGATTGTTGGTGATCTTATTCATGAAATGATCAATGATATGCAACCATAA
- the LOC107012704 gene encoding uncharacterized protein LOC107012704: protein MAAAGKCFLVTGPAGIGKTTLIVRVLETLRNSNPNLKVQGFYTREIREGTERIGFEVVTLDGRTGLLASNKISSAQSLRWPTVGRYRVDVASFESLALQELQVREDTDLFIIDEIGKMELYSSLFFPAVLKVLQSNIPLLASIPITKVGRDIPGVARMKNHPGARVFTLDANNRDAMREQICSMLADVLQKP from the exons ATGGCAGCTGCCGGAAAATGCTTCCTTGTAACTGGCCCTGCT ggTATTGGTAAGACAACGTTGATAGTCAGAGTACTTGAAACTCTCAGAAATTCAAATCCTAATTTGAAAGTTCAAGGGTTCTACACTC GTGAGATTAGAGAAGGAACTGAGAGGATTGGATTTGAGGTTGTGACGCTTGATGGACGTACAGGGCTTCTTGCTTCTAACAAAATCTCGAG CGCGCAGTCTCTTAGATGGCCCACCGTGGGAAGATACAGGGTAGATGTTGCATCATTTGAGTCGTTGGCATTACAAGAGTTGCAG GTAAGGGAAGATACCGATCTCTTCATCATCGATGAAATTGGGAAGATGGAGCTCTACAGTTCCTTATTCTTTCCAGCTGTACTTAAGGTCCTTCAATCTAATATCCCACTATTGGCTTCTATCCCCATTACAAAAGTAGGCCGAGATATACCTGGAG TTGCGAGGATGAAGAATCATCCAGGAGCTAGAGTTTTTACACTTGATGCAAATAACAGGGATGCGATGAGAGAACAAATATGCTCCATGTTAGCAGATGTGCTGCAAAAGCCTTAG
- the LOC107015274 gene encoding HMG1/2-like protein — protein sequence MKGGKSKGKADNKLGVKKSAAQTKKEKNAAKDPNKPKRPASAFFVFMEDFRKQYKEKHPGNKSVAAVGKAGGDKWKHLTDAEKAPYIAKAEKRKAEYEKLMDAYNRKQAGEAEEDEESDKSKSEVDEEDGSDEEEEDDD from the exons ATGAAAGGAGGTAAATCCAAGGGGAAAGCTGATAACAA GCTGGGAGTGAAGAAGAGTGCTGCCCAGACTAAAAAAGAGAAGAATGCTGCCAAGGATCCAAACAAGCCTAAGAGGCCAGCAAGTGCTTTCTTCGTTTTCAT GGAGGACTTCAGGAAGCAGTACAAGGAAAAGCATCCAGGCAACAAATCTGTTGCTGCT GTTGGCAAAGCTGGTGGTGACAAGTGGAAACACTTGACTGATGCT GAGAAGGCTCCTTACATTGCCAAGGCTGAGAAACGAAAGGCTGAATATGAGAAGCTAATGGACGCATACAACAGAAAACAG GCTGGTGAGGCTGAGGAAGATGAGGAATCTGACAAGTCAAAGTCTGAGGTTGATGAGGAAGATGGAAGCGACGAG GAAGAAGAGGATGATGACTGA